The following are encoded in a window of Rosa chinensis cultivar Old Blush chromosome 4, RchiOBHm-V2, whole genome shotgun sequence genomic DNA:
- the LOC112196523 gene encoding uncharacterized protein LOC112196523 isoform X2 produces the protein MANPNGAAVKEKPDDLEITSIGSLYSGPWDKKYWSSSRGKDRYPYPIGYGAVRAHNGSTHKMEIQEGPKGPLFSIIAADGQSCSGQTPDIAWEKFQKKCFPRTKIWHGKRFSCKIDGVEFFGFKNPFVQRLLRELAADVNGAAEQSLLPSSSSNGASRTDIDNRSPEAYSDLGRPQITGKRSRKRESGNAKSSSRTGINKTTTEDLVSISEALSPIKGSKRHCNNGNPMPSLNEEHDIPAVLPPLVHLVPVHQEESEISAKDHLPLDSVGFFNHLSKDNIPEDSNGPGKCKATPAAINMSVDERKPGTKMEDISFPMATNDQYVDATIPQDCQGLTDVELFAPDTLDFTQDKTADSSSTIQLFAPDTLDSEGNDCHYLNADKNADSSSTIQDRSTMDVVIADGLTESHPEEETPTVKSNASSQNIDFDSVGQEMAKSMMTFLLPQAIPLLNKGSRKKKGSGIPSEVLPFTVKSQKESNETTAPSPGLMPSNKDAKGKKMHTQSTDIGPIAPTKSIIPDSLDDDQNGDHVSNHLISLSDKAEPDQHNSDGAFPMNSHGHLVSSNEHSHHLAANEHGHLLAANEYNKLIDDQQETRGSKDACPSKEVGMASTGRLQECGQYILESLPVRATPYRKVFSEEITEKFHIDECPVGITLSSKNMNETAVDPTKDTVDDNQRGMLNSLNISEKETAAKTLSTKTENLSFSQVPKLVYTRKKVQTISHMKGNNSGPVSKSIICKNNVPETYPSTETLQVGSSDDNSNIRDSFCAEAKIVGRSSLNAEKPSMNSKAVLNSIGPAVLQDQALLVGEKDTSYFHDLFVSHLENQVDKNVVDHENLLQFKDSETSHKQGPSFSCDPNSIPFGSDLKPHNMELNNGLVGILEFVGCYTHPVPVLSVLLSTKGNHIYICVLCGLLVGKDISLFIYKVDIEEPKVGHPSLVGHTSVTLPDLTDYFGGMALGRSCLQLTPDGQCLVLLDSIKTPFCRQGKTHCLCTTCASSYSEENAVKIVQVKLGYVSLVARLKAVESQRCILVCEPSNLVSVGKTGRLHLWVMDSTWSAQMEYMVMPSEDCISPGIVELKRIPNCTHLIVGHNGYGEFSLWDIFKRILVSRFSVPSASICQFFPISLFAWQMNFPVSSHFDMEEHVNQIMASTSKKQFLSEGEDVAVCLLVSSSDFDAQQDYESGDCHPNPVGRWRLALMVKNTVIFGTALDSRASVIGASAGLGICGTCDGLVYMWELSSGTKLGTMHHFKGGGVSCISTDDSRSGAVAIAGDNQVLVYLRSRKYSVN, from the exons ATGGCGAACCCTAACGGCGCCGCCGTCAAAGAGAAACCAGACGATCTGGAAATCACCTCCATCGGTTCCCTCTACTCCGGCCCTTGGGACAAGAAGTACTGGAGCTCCTCTAGG GGGAAGGATCGATATCCGTATCCGATTGGGTATGGAGCTGTTCGAGCTCATAATGGGAGTACACATAAAATGGAAATTCAAGAGGGTCCTAAAGGACCTTTATTTTCG ATTATTGCTGCCGATGGACAATCATGCTCCGGGCAAACCCCAGATATTGCTTGGGAGAAATTCCAGAAGAAATGCTTTCCCCGCACGAAGATTTGGCATGGGAAGAGATTTTCGTGCAAGAtagatggtgtggag TTTTTTGGGTTTAAAAATCCATTTGTCCAGAGGCTACTTCGGGAGCTGGCAGCAGATGTTAACGGAGCAGCAGAGCAAAGTTTGTTACCCTCGAGCTCCTCCAATGGAGCTTCTAGAACAGACATTGATAACCGCTCCCCAGAGGCATATTCAGACTTGGGAAGACCACAAATCACAGGGAAGAGAAGTAGGAAGCGTGAAAGTGGAAATGCAAAGTCATCCAGTCGGACAGGCATAAATAAGACTACAACTGAAGATCTGGTATCCATTTCTGAAGCTTTGAGTCCAATAAAAGGGAGTAAGAGACATTGTAATAATGGGAATCCCATGCCTTCTTTAAATGAAGAACACGATATACCAGCAGTGTTGCCACCATTAGTGCATTTAGTACCGGTTCATCAAGAAGAGAGTGAGATTTCAGCCAAAGATCATTTGCCATTGGATTCTGTTGGCTTCTTCAATCATCTCAGCAAGGATAATATCCCTGAAGATTCAAATGGTCCTGGAAAATGTAAAGCCACTCCAGCAGCCATCAACATGTCTGTGGATGAAAGAAAACCT GGTACCAAGATGGAAGACATTAGTTTTCCAATGGCAACAAATGACCAATATGTAGATGCTACAATTCCACAAGATTGCCAAGGTCTTACTGATGTTGAACTTTTTGCTCCTGATACCTTAGATTTTACACAAG ACAAAACAGCAGATTCGTCTTCAACTATCCAACTGTTTGCGCCTGATACCTTAGATTCAGAAG GTAATGATTGCCACTACTTAAATGCAGATAAAAATGCGGATTCTTCTTCAACTATCCAAGATAGAAGCACCATGGATGTGGTCATTGCTGATGGGCTGACTGAATCACATCCGGAAGAAGAAACGCCCActgttaaatcaaatgcaagTTCCCAGaatattgattttgattcagTTGGTCAGGAAATGGCAAAGTCCATGATGACATTTCTTCTTCCACAAGCCATTCCACTCCTCAATAAGGGCTCTAGGAAGAAAAAGGGTTCTGGTATCCCTTCAGAAGTTCTGCCTTTTACAGTGAAATCTCAGAAGGAAAGCAATGAAACCACTGCTCCATCCCCTG GTTTAATGCCTTCCAATAAAGATGCAAAGGGGAAAAAGATGCATACCCAATCTACTGATATTGGTCCAATTGCTCCAACAAAGTCTATTATTCCTGACAGTTTAGATGATGATCAAAATGGTGACCACGTATCCAATCACTTGATATCTTTGTCTGATAAGGCTGAACCTGATCAGCATAATTCTGATGGTGCATTCCCTATGAATAGTCATGGACATCTTGTTTCCAGCAATGAGCATAGTCATCATCTTGCTGCCAATGAGCATGGACATCTTCTTGCTGCCAATGAGTATAACAAATTGATAGATGATCAGCAAGAGACCAGAGGAAGCAAGGATGCATGTCCGTCTAAGGAAGTGGGCATGGCTTCAACTGGGAGGCTTCAGGAATGTGGTCAGTACATACTTGAGTCTCTTCCAGTTCGTGCAACTCCATATAGAAAAGTCTTTTCTGAAGAAATCACGGAGAAGTTCCATATCGATGAATGCCCAGTAGGTATTACTCTCAGTTCTAAGAATATGAATGAAACTGCAGTTGATCCTACCAAAG ATACTGTTGATGATAACCAAAGAGGCATGTTAAATTCTTTAAATATATCAGAGAAGGAAACTGCTGCTAAGACATTGTCTACCAAAACTGAAAATCTGTCTTTTTCTCAAGTTCCCAAGTTGGTGTATACCAGGAAAAAGGTTCAGACTATATCTCATATGAAAGGCAATAACAGTGGTCCAGTCTCAAAAAGTATAATATGCAAGAACAATGTACCTGAGACATATCCTTCCACAGAAACTCTGCAGGTGGGTTCTTCTGATGACAATTCAAATATAAGGGATTCATTTTGTGCTGAAGCCAAGATTGTTGGACGCTCCAGTTTGAATGCAGAGAAACCTTCGATGAACTCTAAAGCTGTATTAAACAGCATAGGTCCAGCTGTATTACAAGATCAAGCATTATTAGTTGGTGAGAAAGATACTTCATACTTTCACGATTTGTTTGTCTCACATTTAGAAAACCAGGTTGACAAGAATGTGGTTGACCATGAAAACCTCCTACAGTTCAAAGACTCTGAAACATCTCATAAACAAGGGCCGAGTTTCAGTTGTGATCCCAATAGCATTCCATTTGGTTCAGATTTGAAGCCTCACAATATGGAACTTAATAATGGGCTAGTGGGAATTCTTGAGTTTGTGGGATGCTATACCCATCCTGTTCCGGTTTTGTCAGTGTTGTTGAGCACAAAGGGAAATCACATTTACATTTGTGTTTTATGTGGCCTACTGGTTGGTAAGGACATCAGCCTGTTCATCTACAAGGTAGACATTGAGGAACCGAAGGTTGGACACCCTTCTCTTGTTGGTCACACATCAGTAACTTTGCCGGATCTAACCGATTATTTTGGTGGA ATGGCTTTGGGAAGATCCTGTCTACAATTGACCCCAGATGGACAGTGTCTTGTTTTACTTGACAGTATTAAAACTCCTTTCTGCAG GCAAGGAAAAACCCATTGTCTGTGCACCACATGTGCGTCAAGCTACTCTGAGGAGAATGCTGTTAAGATTGTCCAAGTAAAACTTGGTTATGTTTCATTAGTGGCAAGATTGAAAGCAGTAGAGAGTCAAAGATGTATATTGGTTTGTGAACCTAGCAATCTTGTTTCTGTTGGAAAGACTGGGAGACTGCATTTGTGGGTCATGGATTCAACATGGAG TGCACAAATGGAATATATGGTTATGCCATCTGAAGATTGCATCTCCCCTGGCATAGTGGAGTTGAAGAGAATTCCAAATTGTACTCATCTAATTGTCGGCCATAATGGTTACGGTGAATTCAGTTTATG ggatATTTTTAAACGCATCCTTGTGTCAAGGTTCTCGGTACCAAGTGCTTCAATTTGTCAATTTTTTCCTATCAGTTTGTTTGCTTGGCAAATGAATTTCCCTGTTTCTAGCCACTTTGATATGGAAGAACATGTCAATCAAATTATGGCTTCAACATCGAAGAAACAATTTTTGTCTGAAGGGGAAGATGTTGCTGTATGTCTTCTTGTTTCATCTTCTGATTTTGATGCTCAACAAGACTATGAATCAGGTGACTGCCACCCAAATCCAGTTGGACGGTGGAGGCTAGCTCTCATGGTGAAAAATACGGTGATCTTTGGAACTGCATTGGATTCAAG GGCTTCTGTCATCGGTGCTTCCGCTGGACTAGGGATCTGTGGTACTTGTGATGGACTTGTGTATATGTGGGAGCTATCTTCAGGAACTAAGCTTGGCACCATGCATCATTTTAAAG GTGGCGGTGTTTCATGTATTTCTACTGATGATTCAAGGTCAGGTGCCGTGGCCATAGCCGGGGACAATCAAGTGTTGGTTTATCTGCGCTCCAGAAAATATTCTGTAAACTGA
- the LOC112196523 gene encoding uncharacterized protein LOC112196523 isoform X1, with translation MANPNGAAVKEKPDDLEITSIGSLYSGPWDKKYWSSSRGKDRYPYPIGYGAVRAHNGSTHKMEIQEGPKGPLFSIIAADGQSCSGQTPDIAWEKFQKKCFPRTKIWHGKRFSCKIDGVEFFGFKNPFVQRLLRELAADVNGAAEQSLLPSSSSNGASRTDIDNRSPEAYSDLGRPQITGKRSRKRESGNAKSSSRTGINKTTTEDLVSISEALSPIKGSKRHCNNGNPMPSLNEEHDIPAVLPPLVHLVPVHQEESEISAKDHLPLDSVGFFNHLSKDNIPEDSNGPGKCKATPAAINMSVDERKPVDRSQGTKMEDISFPMATNDQYVDATIPQDCQGLTDVELFAPDTLDFTQDKTADSSSTIQLFAPDTLDSEGNDCHYLNADKNADSSSTIQDRSTMDVVIADGLTESHPEEETPTVKSNASSQNIDFDSVGQEMAKSMMTFLLPQAIPLLNKGSRKKKGSGIPSEVLPFTVKSQKESNETTAPSPGLMPSNKDAKGKKMHTQSTDIGPIAPTKSIIPDSLDDDQNGDHVSNHLISLSDKAEPDQHNSDGAFPMNSHGHLVSSNEHSHHLAANEHGHLLAANEYNKLIDDQQETRGSKDACPSKEVGMASTGRLQECGQYILESLPVRATPYRKVFSEEITEKFHIDECPVGITLSSKNMNETAVDPTKDTVDDNQRGMLNSLNISEKETAAKTLSTKTENLSFSQVPKLVYTRKKVQTISHMKGNNSGPVSKSIICKNNVPETYPSTETLQVGSSDDNSNIRDSFCAEAKIVGRSSLNAEKPSMNSKAVLNSIGPAVLQDQALLVGEKDTSYFHDLFVSHLENQVDKNVVDHENLLQFKDSETSHKQGPSFSCDPNSIPFGSDLKPHNMELNNGLVGILEFVGCYTHPVPVLSVLLSTKGNHIYICVLCGLLVGKDISLFIYKVDIEEPKVGHPSLVGHTSVTLPDLTDYFGGMALGRSCLQLTPDGQCLVLLDSIKTPFCRQGKTHCLCTTCASSYSEENAVKIVQVKLGYVSLVARLKAVESQRCILVCEPSNLVSVGKTGRLHLWVMDSTWSAQMEYMVMPSEDCISPGIVELKRIPNCTHLIVGHNGYGEFSLWDIFKRILVSRFSVPSASICQFFPISLFAWQMNFPVSSHFDMEEHVNQIMASTSKKQFLSEGEDVAVCLLVSSSDFDAQQDYESGDCHPNPVGRWRLALMVKNTVIFGTALDSRASVIGASAGLGICGTCDGLVYMWELSSGTKLGTMHHFKGGGVSCISTDDSRSGAVAIAGDNQVLVYLRSRKYSVN, from the exons ATGGCGAACCCTAACGGCGCCGCCGTCAAAGAGAAACCAGACGATCTGGAAATCACCTCCATCGGTTCCCTCTACTCCGGCCCTTGGGACAAGAAGTACTGGAGCTCCTCTAGG GGGAAGGATCGATATCCGTATCCGATTGGGTATGGAGCTGTTCGAGCTCATAATGGGAGTACACATAAAATGGAAATTCAAGAGGGTCCTAAAGGACCTTTATTTTCG ATTATTGCTGCCGATGGACAATCATGCTCCGGGCAAACCCCAGATATTGCTTGGGAGAAATTCCAGAAGAAATGCTTTCCCCGCACGAAGATTTGGCATGGGAAGAGATTTTCGTGCAAGAtagatggtgtggag TTTTTTGGGTTTAAAAATCCATTTGTCCAGAGGCTACTTCGGGAGCTGGCAGCAGATGTTAACGGAGCAGCAGAGCAAAGTTTGTTACCCTCGAGCTCCTCCAATGGAGCTTCTAGAACAGACATTGATAACCGCTCCCCAGAGGCATATTCAGACTTGGGAAGACCACAAATCACAGGGAAGAGAAGTAGGAAGCGTGAAAGTGGAAATGCAAAGTCATCCAGTCGGACAGGCATAAATAAGACTACAACTGAAGATCTGGTATCCATTTCTGAAGCTTTGAGTCCAATAAAAGGGAGTAAGAGACATTGTAATAATGGGAATCCCATGCCTTCTTTAAATGAAGAACACGATATACCAGCAGTGTTGCCACCATTAGTGCATTTAGTACCGGTTCATCAAGAAGAGAGTGAGATTTCAGCCAAAGATCATTTGCCATTGGATTCTGTTGGCTTCTTCAATCATCTCAGCAAGGATAATATCCCTGAAGATTCAAATGGTCCTGGAAAATGTAAAGCCACTCCAGCAGCCATCAACATGTCTGTGGATGAAAGAAAACCT GTTGATAGGTCTCAGGGTACCAAGATGGAAGACATTAGTTTTCCAATGGCAACAAATGACCAATATGTAGATGCTACAATTCCACAAGATTGCCAAGGTCTTACTGATGTTGAACTTTTTGCTCCTGATACCTTAGATTTTACACAAG ACAAAACAGCAGATTCGTCTTCAACTATCCAACTGTTTGCGCCTGATACCTTAGATTCAGAAG GTAATGATTGCCACTACTTAAATGCAGATAAAAATGCGGATTCTTCTTCAACTATCCAAGATAGAAGCACCATGGATGTGGTCATTGCTGATGGGCTGACTGAATCACATCCGGAAGAAGAAACGCCCActgttaaatcaaatgcaagTTCCCAGaatattgattttgattcagTTGGTCAGGAAATGGCAAAGTCCATGATGACATTTCTTCTTCCACAAGCCATTCCACTCCTCAATAAGGGCTCTAGGAAGAAAAAGGGTTCTGGTATCCCTTCAGAAGTTCTGCCTTTTACAGTGAAATCTCAGAAGGAAAGCAATGAAACCACTGCTCCATCCCCTG GTTTAATGCCTTCCAATAAAGATGCAAAGGGGAAAAAGATGCATACCCAATCTACTGATATTGGTCCAATTGCTCCAACAAAGTCTATTATTCCTGACAGTTTAGATGATGATCAAAATGGTGACCACGTATCCAATCACTTGATATCTTTGTCTGATAAGGCTGAACCTGATCAGCATAATTCTGATGGTGCATTCCCTATGAATAGTCATGGACATCTTGTTTCCAGCAATGAGCATAGTCATCATCTTGCTGCCAATGAGCATGGACATCTTCTTGCTGCCAATGAGTATAACAAATTGATAGATGATCAGCAAGAGACCAGAGGAAGCAAGGATGCATGTCCGTCTAAGGAAGTGGGCATGGCTTCAACTGGGAGGCTTCAGGAATGTGGTCAGTACATACTTGAGTCTCTTCCAGTTCGTGCAACTCCATATAGAAAAGTCTTTTCTGAAGAAATCACGGAGAAGTTCCATATCGATGAATGCCCAGTAGGTATTACTCTCAGTTCTAAGAATATGAATGAAACTGCAGTTGATCCTACCAAAG ATACTGTTGATGATAACCAAAGAGGCATGTTAAATTCTTTAAATATATCAGAGAAGGAAACTGCTGCTAAGACATTGTCTACCAAAACTGAAAATCTGTCTTTTTCTCAAGTTCCCAAGTTGGTGTATACCAGGAAAAAGGTTCAGACTATATCTCATATGAAAGGCAATAACAGTGGTCCAGTCTCAAAAAGTATAATATGCAAGAACAATGTACCTGAGACATATCCTTCCACAGAAACTCTGCAGGTGGGTTCTTCTGATGACAATTCAAATATAAGGGATTCATTTTGTGCTGAAGCCAAGATTGTTGGACGCTCCAGTTTGAATGCAGAGAAACCTTCGATGAACTCTAAAGCTGTATTAAACAGCATAGGTCCAGCTGTATTACAAGATCAAGCATTATTAGTTGGTGAGAAAGATACTTCATACTTTCACGATTTGTTTGTCTCACATTTAGAAAACCAGGTTGACAAGAATGTGGTTGACCATGAAAACCTCCTACAGTTCAAAGACTCTGAAACATCTCATAAACAAGGGCCGAGTTTCAGTTGTGATCCCAATAGCATTCCATTTGGTTCAGATTTGAAGCCTCACAATATGGAACTTAATAATGGGCTAGTGGGAATTCTTGAGTTTGTGGGATGCTATACCCATCCTGTTCCGGTTTTGTCAGTGTTGTTGAGCACAAAGGGAAATCACATTTACATTTGTGTTTTATGTGGCCTACTGGTTGGTAAGGACATCAGCCTGTTCATCTACAAGGTAGACATTGAGGAACCGAAGGTTGGACACCCTTCTCTTGTTGGTCACACATCAGTAACTTTGCCGGATCTAACCGATTATTTTGGTGGA ATGGCTTTGGGAAGATCCTGTCTACAATTGACCCCAGATGGACAGTGTCTTGTTTTACTTGACAGTATTAAAACTCCTTTCTGCAG GCAAGGAAAAACCCATTGTCTGTGCACCACATGTGCGTCAAGCTACTCTGAGGAGAATGCTGTTAAGATTGTCCAAGTAAAACTTGGTTATGTTTCATTAGTGGCAAGATTGAAAGCAGTAGAGAGTCAAAGATGTATATTGGTTTGTGAACCTAGCAATCTTGTTTCTGTTGGAAAGACTGGGAGACTGCATTTGTGGGTCATGGATTCAACATGGAG TGCACAAATGGAATATATGGTTATGCCATCTGAAGATTGCATCTCCCCTGGCATAGTGGAGTTGAAGAGAATTCCAAATTGTACTCATCTAATTGTCGGCCATAATGGTTACGGTGAATTCAGTTTATG ggatATTTTTAAACGCATCCTTGTGTCAAGGTTCTCGGTACCAAGTGCTTCAATTTGTCAATTTTTTCCTATCAGTTTGTTTGCTTGGCAAATGAATTTCCCTGTTTCTAGCCACTTTGATATGGAAGAACATGTCAATCAAATTATGGCTTCAACATCGAAGAAACAATTTTTGTCTGAAGGGGAAGATGTTGCTGTATGTCTTCTTGTTTCATCTTCTGATTTTGATGCTCAACAAGACTATGAATCAGGTGACTGCCACCCAAATCCAGTTGGACGGTGGAGGCTAGCTCTCATGGTGAAAAATACGGTGATCTTTGGAACTGCATTGGATTCAAG GGCTTCTGTCATCGGTGCTTCCGCTGGACTAGGGATCTGTGGTACTTGTGATGGACTTGTGTATATGTGGGAGCTATCTTCAGGAACTAAGCTTGGCACCATGCATCATTTTAAAG GTGGCGGTGTTTCATGTATTTCTACTGATGATTCAAGGTCAGGTGCCGTGGCCATAGCCGGGGACAATCAAGTGTTGGTTTATCTGCGCTCCAGAAAATATTCTGTAAACTGA